AGGAAAACGTGTCGGACTGCATCCGGCCCTCGTCTTATTCGGAGTCATCGTCGGACTCTGGCTCTTTATCACGTTGATCATTCCAAAGGACAAAAACACGAAGCAACACCAGGCAGGCATGCCCTCTCAGCCTGTTCAACCACTTCCAGGCAATGCTTTCACAAATGATGTCGTTCCAGTGTTTACGACCAGCGCGACGATCCCGGACCTCAATGTCGTCAATCTAGTCGTCCCATCAGCGACGACAGACAGTCAAATTGGTGCCCTTCTCCACCATCTCAAGGCTGCCCGCCAGAACAATACCTTGATCGATTTGATTCCAGCGACCACCCCGGGAGATGACCTCGGGAATTTTGCCATTGCCGACATATATGTCTTTTCTGAAGAAAAACACGGCATCGCCCAAACCACGCAAGTGCTGAGCCGTGGAGCCCATGCACCCAGTACAATTTATGGAGAGAGCATTCCCTATGAAGTCGCGATGGAGCAGGTACGCGGACACTATTCCATCAACCTTCACGACCGCACGAATCCAGACACGGGTACGCTTGGATTTGGGGAAGAAGAAACCGGGGTTTATTCGAAGCGGTACCAGAAGATTTTTTAAGATCTTCTGGGTATCACATCGCAGGCAGGCCAGAAGTTCGGTTGTTGCGCTCTTTGATTGACCAAGCCAAAGCGAGAGTTAGCCTAGGCGCCCGGACGGCATTCTTCTGATGTTCACCGTGCACACTTGGTCTCCGACTGTGGACAAACGTCTTGAACACAGCGAAACCCGACAGTGCCGGCCCGATCCATTGGGCGAAGCCTGTAGCGATTAGCGGACCGAGCGTTGATTGGTTCATTGTCCCAGGACCCGCCTCGGATCACCAGGTTCCTGTGTGCCGCCGGCTCCCCGGGATTGGCTTGTGGACTCTTCACATCATGCTCATTATCGTACCAATCGACGGTCCACTCCCAAACATTTCCGATCATGTCATACAGCCCCCAGGGATTCGCGGCCGTCACGCCCACCGGAGCCGTTCGTTCAAACCCATCGTTATAATTCGCTAGACTATTCTTAAAAAGACCTCTGGCTGATTGATCCGCAATATTGGCCACCCGTCTTGCTCCGGCATACCCATTGCCCCACCAATTCCGCGTCTCTGTCCCGGCCCTCGCCGCATATTCCCATTCGGCTTCCGTCGGCAACCGCTGACCATAATGATCACAATAGGCTTTCGCGTCATCCCAGGACACTAAAACCACTGGGTGGTTTTCTCGATTCGAGGCAAAGACGCTTGCTTTTCCCTCAGGTTTTCTCCACGAAGCGCCTTTCACGGGTTTCCAGCCCTCACCCTCGACAAACGCGTACGACTCACCCTCCCGTTCCGCGGTCGTCGTGTATCCCTTTTCCGTGACGAATTGCTGAAAGAGACGATTAGTCACCTCATGGGTGTCGATGTAAAAGGTCTTGAGCGACACTCGATGACGTGGCATTTCACCTTTGAACCATCCCCGGCATCGCTCTTCGCTGAAATCATAGCCCATACATTCTTTCACCACTGACTCCACCTCTTCCGAGGTACTTCCCATCCAAAAAGCTCCCTCAGGAATCAACACTATTGGAGCCCCATCGTTGCCGGTGTATGTGAAAGCCCCATGCTGCCGTTTCCCAAGTTCCAACACTTCTTGACCGGCGCCACCGGCAGCCATCAGCCACTTCACCCCGTGACCGGGAAAATACACGACAACCCGATCGTGGACTTGGACTTTTGGGACGAGCTCACCTTGGATGAGTTCTAAGATGGCATCATGGGTAGCCACTTCATTGACGAGAGGAGGCAGCACCTGAAAGCTTCGGCTGGTCCCACCCGCAAAACTCGCCGTAGAGACCCAAAAGACACCAAGCACGACAGCCCACAATAGGCACAGCCATGGCGGAACCTGAATTGTTTTTGTCAGGAATCTCTGACTCATACTCTCCCCATAACCTCAAACTGTAAAATGTGGTCTATTGTACCGGCCGTGGCCTATTTGTCTAGAGCGTGGAGAGAGAAAAGGTAAGACTCTCGTGTGGTGTACACAGAGAGGATTTTTAACGAAGAGGGAACCGGGGGCGTTTCGAAGCGGGATCAGAAGACTTTCTAAGACATGAGGCCCATGACAAGGACGGGAGCTTACAGCCCAACTTTTTCATGTATCTCTCGCCGAATTCGCTCTTTGTGCTCTTGCATCCAGTTTTCAAGCTGTGGCGCGAGGTGCGCTAACTCGTCTCGAAATGGCCCGATCATCACATCACGACGATCGGAGAACAGGCCATCCCGGTTGCCAATCTCCAGCTTCTGATCGGCAATCTCTCGGGCAATGATCTGATTCACCCGCAACTGCTGTCCCACACTCCCGCCACTCACGGCCAGGACTTTGCCTTTACAGTATTCCAGTTCTTCTTCAATATAGACCTTGACCCGCACGCCTTGAGGAGTGGCCCAATGCGGACGTTCAACGGAATAGTCGAAGGAAAAGGCTGTCTCTCTGGGTTCGCGATAGGGGCCCATCACATTAAGCACGGTGTACGCTTCAGAAGTGGCTTCGTCACTCATCCTTTGACTCCATCTCGTCCGGACAGACGGTTTCAAGAGAACAATTCGTCTAGATTTTGCTCTGTAGTCTCAACACCAAGGATTGAATGGGTTCTGTCCTGCTGTACTACTGGGCATACTGGCGAGAATACTGGTCGGGGCGAGAGGATTTGAACCTCCGACCCCCGCGTCCCGAACGCGGTGCGCTACCGGTCTGCGCTACGCCCCGATATCTGCTATACACTCGAGTCAATTAGAGAGCGGAGAGAGGTTCAAACGGCATCCCATGGGATTCAGCGACAGCCTGACAGGTCACCTTCCCACGATACACGTTCACGCCACGAGCAAGCCCCTGATCGCTCTTTAGTGACTCCTTGATTCCATATTTGACCAGTCGGACTATAAAAGGAAGTGTCGCGTTGGTCAAGGCCACCGTGGAAGTCCGTGGAACAATCCCTGGAATATTTGGGACGGCATAATGCACGACGTGACCGACAACATAGACCGGATCTGAATGGGTCGTCGGATGAGTCGTTTCAGAGCACCCCCCTTGATCGACGGCCACATCGACGAACACGGCCCCTCGCTTCATATTCTCAACGAGGTCACGAGTAATAAGCCGGGGCGCGCGAGCGCCGGGAATCATCACGGCTCCAATAACGAGATCAGCTTCTTCGATAGACTCCTCCACCACATGGGGCCTTGAAACTAATGTTGTGACTCGACTTGCATACAGATCATCCAAATGGCGTAATTGTCCAACATCAATGCTCAACACCGTCACCCGGGCCCCCATCCCTACCGCAATCTTGGTCGCCGACGCTCCCACGACTCCGGACCCGAGTACGACGACATGCCCGGGCGTGACACCCGGGATACCACCAAGAAGGACCCCCCTCCCGCCTTGATGACGCTCGAGGAAATGGGCACCGATTTGAACCGACATTCTCCCCGCGATTTCGCTCATGGGCCTTAACATGGACAGTTCGCCGGGCGTGGTCTCGGTGGTTTCATAGGCAATAGCCGTGCAACCGGAGGCCATCAAGGCCTCGGTTAACGATTTGGAGGCGGCTAAATGCAGGTAGGTAAAGAGCGTATGATGCGCTTGGATGAAGGGATATTCTTGCGGCTGAGGCTCTTTGACTTTGAGGATAAGCTCCGCCTCCTGGAACACCTTCTGACTGGATTCTACGATGCGGGCTCCGGCTGATTCATACTCATGGTCCAAGAATCCGCTTCCTTGCCCCGCCTCTTGTTCTACGAGAACTTCCGCACCTAACTCGACGAGGTGGCGCACGGCACTTGGCGTCAGCGCCACTCGAAATTCATGGTCCTTTACTTCCTTGGGAACACCAATCACCATACCGCATCCTCCTCATTCACAAGGGCAAGCCATGACCCGGCTTGCTGGACACCTACTTGAATCCTCATGTAATATCGCTTCCTGTTCACGATCATGTTTCAGGTCTGTTCAGCATTTCCTCGTCGAAAACATGGGTGCGTTCAAACATCATATCTTCATCTGTATTAATCAACGTCCGAAGGGAGATCCCCGAGGTTGTTGCGCTGATACGGGTTCCGTTCAACTGCATGCCTTTTTTAAGAAAGAGGTTGAACGCATGGGGTTGAAGGGGATCGTTCGAGCGAATAAAGCCGGGTGTCTGGATCATTGTGAATATGGCCCGAGCGTGGTGATCTATCCCGAGGGCATCTGGTACTGGGTCGGGACCGAGGCCGATGTCACCGAAATCATGGAGCGCCATATCGGGAAGGGAGAAATCGTGGAACGCCTCCTCATGCCTGGACAGGATGCCCCCAAACAGCTCATCAATCCCTGATTGTCCATGTCTTGATTGTTCCTGTAACCCCGACACGCGATCTCCGGATACCACCCTTAGGATAAAAAGCGAGGCCCCTATGTCAATGGAAGCCAAATGGAAAGCCAATCAGGACCGAGCCGCTTTTCTCAAAACATTTCCAGGCCTTCTGCGTTCATGGGAACAAACGGTGGGGCAGACGGTTGAATCTGCCAACTCCCTGTCATCCGAGAAAGGACTTTCCGTCTTGATCTTTTCTAATGCATCGTTCGCTTTGGCTCCACCCGTTTCTCTTGAACCCCGCGCCATTAAAGCCGGACTGACAAGCGAACGTCAATTGTTGGAATCTCGGCATCCCCAGGCGTTCGCTGAATTCGACCGCCTCTCGCACCTGGACCAGCAAGCCGGTCGACAAGCGCGACTGGAGAATATTCTCGGAGCGATTCGCAACAATCTCGAGGATATTCCTGAACTCAAAAGTCATATTCGATCACTCGTGCAGACCTGGGACTCGTAGGGACAATATATATGAACATGCTCGAACTCTTCTCCCAGGGTTTATTCGAAGGAGTCAATCCCATGATGGTAACCAGAGACCACCTTGTTCGTCACCCCGACCGTTGCACTCACAATGCCGTCTGTATTCCCGTCTGCCCGACTGGTGCATGGCTTTCGACTCCACCATTCAAGTTTGATTCGTCTCGTTGTTTGGAATCCTGCCGGCTGTGTCTCGATGCCTGCCCGACACAGGCGATCTATGCGGTCTTTAAAAAAGGCGAAAAAGTGATTTACCCGCCAGAAAAGTAGAAGAGCACTCGCAGAAGTCACTCACATAAACGTCTCACACTCCAGGCCCGATAAAATGAGTAATGATCGCCGAATGACGAAATTTGGTGCGCCTTTCACATGACCCGCTTTCGTAAATACCCCCAATAGGCCGTCCCAACGGTACCGCATCCACCGGTAAATGTCGTCGCGGCCATCATGCGGTAGACTTCTCCCCGGGACACTTTCACGGAGACGTGAGGATCAAGAAGTTTGTCCGACACCGATAACTGTTGAAGCGTGCGCAATCCGATCAAAATAGGCCACATGCACGCCAGCCGTAACCGAACCTCAGAACGAGGGATCGCCATCGTGTACTGCCAGCCATGGTCCAGATGATCAAGCGCCTTGGCGATCAGTTGCCGGAGGACAGGACGAAATCGTGTGAAATTGTCCGGATGAAAGAGGTCTTGAGCCTGTAACCCTGCCTGACTCAAGAGTGATTCAGGAATATAACACCGTCCGATGCGCAGGTCCTTCGAGATATCCTTGAGGATGTTCACAAGCTGAAGACCTTTTCCGTATCGAATACCGATTGGGACCATCACCGAGACATCCCACCTTGCCATGGCCGGAAGATGGACACACATCATCTTCGTCCAAAATTCTCCCACACAACCAGCCACTGCATAGGTATAGTCATCCAATTCTTTTTCGGACGGCAGTGCCGTCGCAGTCAGACCATCATGATGCGGAAATTGAACCAGGTCGAACTCCATTCCCTCGATAATCGTGGGAAGTAACTGTGCAATCAGATGTTGGTCTTCGTTCGAGAGACGTTCGTAGAACGTAAAACACCTTGAGAGCTCCTCAAGTAATTGACGCTCTGCCGGATTGTTCTGAGCGGGAACGATCTGAGCTTGGAGATACTGAATCTCCGCCCCATGTACTCGTTCACTCGTAAATTGCGCTTTCAGCTGTTGAAGACTGTGTACCCTCGTTTGCTCATCAAGGTCCCCGGTATCTGCGATCGTATCGGCAGCCCTTGCGAATAAATACGCCAATCCCACTTGAGAGCGGACCGCTTCAGGTAACACAGCTAACGTCAGGTAAAATGAGCGGGAAACGCGTTGCAGAACGGTTTGGAGAAGATAAGGGTCCTTGGGTGGGTAATCCATCGTGGTGACGGTCAACGGACGATGAGCACGCCTTCCATCCCCTCCTCACGATGGTTTGGGAAAAAGAGAAGCTGCTTATCGCAATAGAAAATGTAACGACCCGGTTGAGTGGGTCTAAAAAAAACGTTCTCCTGCTCTCCACTATCTACATTGACGGCGAGCAGACGTTCGCCATCGGGTGAATCCAGGAGGAAATTATGGGGCACCAGGAACGATTCATTCTTGAGAAGAAATTGAACAGACTGACCGAGATCAATCTGTACGACTTGAGGCGTGAACGTATAGCTTTCCATTTGCAAAGTGATCGTGCGGGAGATTTCCGTCTC
The genomic region above belongs to Nitrospirales bacterium and contains:
- a CDS encoding formylglycine-generating enzyme family protein; this translates as MSQRFLTKTIQVPPWLCLLWAVVLGVFWVSTASFAGGTSRSFQVLPPLVNEVATHDAILELIQGELVPKVQVHDRVVVYFPGHGVKWLMAAGGAGQEVLELGKRQHGAFTYTGNDGAPIVLIPEGAFWMGSTSEEVESVVKECMGYDFSEERCRGWFKGEMPRHRVSLKTFYIDTHEVTNRLFQQFVTEKGYTTTAEREGESYAFVEGEGWKPVKGASWRKPEGKASVFASNRENHPVVLVSWDDAKAYCDHYGQRLPTEAEWEYAARAGTETRNWWGNGYAGARRVANIADQSARGLFKNSLANYNDGFERTAPVGVTAANPWGLYDMIGNVWEWTVDWYDNEHDVKSPQANPGEPAAHRNLVIRGGSWDNEPINARSANRYRLRPMDRAGTVGFRCVQDVCPQSETKCAR
- the ald gene encoding alanine dehydrogenase, translating into MVIGVPKEVKDHEFRVALTPSAVRHLVELGAEVLVEQEAGQGSGFLDHEYESAGARIVESSQKVFQEAELILKVKEPQPQEYPFIQAHHTLFTYLHLAASKSLTEALMASGCTAIAYETTETTPGELSMLRPMSEIAGRMSVQIGAHFLERHQGGRGVLLGGIPGVTPGHVVVLGSGVVGASATKIAVGMGARVTVLSIDVGQLRHLDDLYASRVTTLVSRPHVVEESIEEADLVIGAVMIPGARAPRLITRDLVENMKRGAVFVDVAVDQGGCSETTHPTTHSDPVYVVGHVVHYAVPNIPGIVPRTSTVALTNATLPFIVRLVKYGIKESLKSDQGLARGVNVYRGKVTCQAVAESHGMPFEPLSAL
- a CDS encoding (2Fe-2S) ferredoxin domain-containing protein: MGAFKHHIFICINQRPKGDPRGCCADTGSVQLHAFFKKEVERMGLKGIVRANKAGCLDHCEYGPSVVIYPEGIWYWVGTEADVTEIMERHIGKGEIVERLLMPGQDAPKQLINP
- a CDS encoding squalene/phytoene synthase family protein → MDYPPKDPYLLQTVLQRVSRSFYLTLAVLPEAVRSQVGLAYLFARAADTIADTGDLDEQTRVHSLQQLKAQFTSERVHGAEIQYLQAQIVPAQNNPAERQLLEELSRCFTFYERLSNEDQHLIAQLLPTIIEGMEFDLVQFPHHDGLTATALPSEKELDDYTYAVAGCVGEFWTKMMCVHLPAMARWDVSVMVPIGIRYGKGLQLVNILKDISKDLRIGRCYIPESLLSQAGLQAQDLFHPDNFTRFRPVLRQLIAKALDHLDHGWQYTMAIPRSEVRLRLACMWPILIGLRTLQQLSVSDKLLDPHVSVKVSRGEVYRMMAATTFTGGCGTVGTAYWGYLRKRVM
- a CDS encoding cupredoxin domain-containing protein, giving the protein MRVLRLHVLRSLYSFVIILSMMDHPCAAAQESKENMQETEISRTITLQMESYTFTPQVVQIDLGQSVQFLLKNESFLVPHNFLLDSPDGERLLAVNVDSGEQENVFFRPTQPGRYIFYCDKQLLFFPNHREEGMEGVLIVR